The following proteins are encoded in a genomic region of Prunus dulcis unplaced genomic scaffold, ALMONDv2, whole genome shotgun sequence:
- the LOC117613688 gene encoding 60S ribosomal protein L17-2-like, translating to MAHLHIHNYLSVTSCQSIKICIVIVAHSLSSTHLSLNLCFYFSQNTRETAFAIRKLPLVKAKRYLEDVLAHKQAIPFRRFCRGVGRTAQAKNRHSNGQGRWPVKSAKFILDLLKNAESNAEVKGLDVDSLIVSHIQVNQAQKQRRRTYRAHGRINPYMSSPCHIELILAEKEEPVKKEPESQLATSKSKKSQALRSGASS from the exons ATGGCACATTTGCACAtacat AATTATCTGTCAGTCACCTCCTGCCAATCTATCAAAATATGCATCGTCATAGTTGCACATTCTCTGTCAAGTACTCATTTAAGTCTGaacttatgtttttatttttcacagaACACGAGGGAAACTGCATTTGCTATCAGAAAGTTGCCCCTAGTCAAGGCAAAGAGGTATTTGGAGGATGTTCTGGCCCACAAGCAGGCCATTCCCTTCCGCCGTTTCTGTCGTGGTGTTGGGCGTACTGCTCAGGCAAAGAACAGGCATTCCAATGGACAGGGACGCTGGCCTGTCAAATCTGCCAAGTTCATATTAGATTTGCTTAAGAATGCTGAGAGCAATGCTGAA GTGAAGGGTTTGGATGTTGATTCGCTAATCGTATCTCACATCCAAGTCAACCAAGCACAGAAGCAAAGGCGCAGAACCTACAGGGCTCACGGAAGAATCAACC CATATATGTCATCCCCCTGCCATATTGAGCTGATTTTGGCCGAGAAGGAAGAGCCTGTCAAGAAAGAG CCTGAGAGCCAGTTGGCAACTAGCAAATCTAAGAAGTCTCAAGCTCTTCGAAGTGGTGCTTCCTCTTAA